The Fusobacterium simiae DNA window CTTCCATAAGAGTCTCATCTATATGTAATCTACCTGCTGTATCAACTATCATATAAGTTGCATTAATTTCTTTTGCCTTTTCTATTGCTCTTGTTGCAATTCCAACAACATCTTTTGTATTTTCTTCAGAATAGACATCTACTCCTATTTGTTGACCTAGAACCTGTAATTGCTTTATAGCAGCAGGTCTATATACATCCACTCCAACAAGCAATAATTTTTCATTTTGTTTTTTTAAAAATTTAGCAAGTTTTGCAGCAAAAGTTGTCTTTCCTGTACCTTGTAAACCAGCTAACATTATTATTGTAGGATTTCTAAGCCCTTTTGTAAGTTTAGAGCTAGTTCCTCCTAATAGCTCAACAAGTTCATCATTTACTAACTTAATAAATTGTTGTGCTGGATTGACTCCTCTAATAACTTCAGTTCCTATTGCTTTTTCACTGATCTTATTAGTAAAATCTTTAACTACCTTATAGTTAACATCAGCTTCTAAAAGAGACATTTTTACTTCTCTAAGAGCATCTTTTATATTAGCCTCATTAAGTCTTCCATGTCCTCTTATTTTTTTAAAAATATCTTGAAATCTATTTCCTAAATTTTCTAACATATCTACCTCATTAAAATAAGTTTTCTATAATTTTTTCTAATTTTTCTTTTGTGAAATTTTCTTTTAAATTAATTAACTCTTTTCTTATATCTTTCTTTGCTTGATAAAACTTCAATTTGTCTTCATAATTATATAAAAGAGCCACTCCTCTTTTAATATTATCATAAATTGCTTGTCTACTGACATTATTATTTTTTGCTATTTCAGAAAGTGATAAATCATTTTCAAAATGATCCTTTAAATATTCTTTTTGTTTCTCGCTTAAAAGAGAAGAATAAATCTCTAAAAGATTAGCAATTTCAACAAATTCATCTAAAATCATGATAATTCACCTAATCATTATAAAGTAAAGTAAAAAGATTGTCAAGTATTTTCTCTTTACATTTTTAATTTGTGTATCTTTTAAAATCTTCCACTGTATTTTCTGCTAATAAATTGCTTATCTCAACAATTTCTTTCATAATTTTATTTTTTTCCTCATCTGACATTGAAGTATTATTACTCAAAATTAAATTTGCATAAGTAAAAACACCTTGTATAAATATAGACTTTTTAAACAAACTTAAACTATCTGAAAATATAACTTCCATCAATTCTTTCTTTAAATTTTCTAATAAACCATTTATAAAACTTTCATTATTAAATAGAAAAGATACTATATTAAAATTTTTATTTTCTTTATCCATAATTTCCTCCTCATAATTTTCTATATTTATCTATATTTGTATTATATCATTTTTTTCAATAATATCACTATAATAAAAATATACACAATATATATTTTTATCATTTTAATATTCCCTACTTGACATTTCAAAATCTGTTTTGTATAATCAATATTGTAAGTGTATGTTATTAAAAAAATATGTTTATTTATCGTTTAATTTTAGAACAAATTTAGGAGAGACAATCTGATGGAAGAATTATTAAAGGAACTTGTAGAAAAAAATAGAAAATTTGCAGCAGCTGGTAATGTAGCAAATTATATTCCAGAACTAGATAAAGCAGATAAAAATGCTTTAGGAATCTATGTTACAACTTTAGATGGGCAAGAATTTTTTGCAGGGGATTATAATACAAAATTTACGATTCAAAGCATTTCAAAAATAATTTCTTTAATGCTTGCAATACTTGATAATGGAGAAGAATATGTTTTTTCAAAAGTTGGGATGGAACCAAGTGGTGATCCATTCAATTCAATTAGAAAACTTGAGACTTCAAGTAGAAAAAAACCATATAATCCTTTAATTAATGCAGGTGCAATAGCTGTTGCATCTATGATAAAAGGAAAAAATGAGAGAGAAAGATTTTCAAGATTATTAGACTTTGCAAAATTGATAACAGAAGATTCTTCATTAGATGTGAACTATAAAATTTTCTGTGGTGAAGCAGATACTGGATTTAGAAATTACTCTATGGGGTATTTTCTAAAAGGAGAAGGAATAATTGAAGGTAATGTAAATGAAGCACTTAACATTTACTTTAAGCAATGTTCAATAGAAGGAACAGCTAAAACTATTTCAACATTAGGAAAATTTTTAGCAAATGATGGTGTTCTTTCAAATGGTGAAAGAATTTTAACAACAAGAATGGCAAAAATTATTAAGACACTGATGGTAACTTGTGGAATGTATGATAATTCTGGAGAATTTGCAGTAAGAGTAGGAATCCCTTCAAAAAGTGGTGTAGGAGGTGGAATTTGCTCTGTTGTTCCAGGTAAAATGGGAATAGGAGTATATGGACCTTCACTTGATAAAAAAGGAAATTCTCTTGCAGGTGTACATTTACTAGAAGATTTATCAGCAGAGCTTTCTTTAAATATTTTTTAGATTTGAGTTTTGGATGTAATAAAATTTTAAAATAAAAGGGGGTAAATTATATGGATTTACTAGATTTCATAATTGGAAAAATTAACACAGTTTTATGGTCTTACGTTCTTATTGCACTTTTACTGTTATCAGGGTTATTTTATACTTTGAGAACAGGTTTTGCACAAGGAAGATTATTAGGCGATATGGTTGCCTTGATCACTGGTAAACTTTCTTCACTTAAAGATGGCGAAAAGAAAGTAGCTGGACAAGTCACAGGATTTCAAGCATTTTGTATAGCAGTTGCTTCTCATGTTGGAACAGGTAATCTTGCAGGAGTTGCAATAGCTGTTTCAATTGGTGGTCCAGGAGCATTATTCTGGATGTGGATAATAGCACTTTTAGGTGCGGCAACAAGTATGATAGAAAATACTTTAGCTCAAACTTATAAAGTTAGAAATTCTGATGGAGGATTTAGAGGTGGACCTTCTTACTATATGGAAAAAGCCCTTGGTCAAAAAAATTTAGGTTATATTTTCTCAGTTATAGTTATAGTAACATTTGCTTTTATATTTAATACAGTTCAAGCTAATACAATAGCTAAAGCATTTGAAACTTCATTTAATATGACTTCATATGTAGCAGCAGGAATTTTAGCTGTTCTTACCGCATTGGTAATATTTGGTGGATTAAATAGAATAGCTAATGTTGTATCTCTAATGGTTCCAGTAATGGCAATTGCATATGTTGTTGTGGCAATATTCGTTTTAGCTCTTAATATTCATCATATTCCTAGATTATTTTTGAATATTATTGAAGCTGCTTTTGGTATAAAACAAGCAGTTGGTGGTGCAATAGGAGTTGCTATGCTTCAAGGTATTAAGAGAGGACTATATTCTAATGAAGCTGGTATGGGAAGTGCTCCAAATGCAGCTGCTACTTCAAATGTTTCTCACCCTGTAAAACAAGGTTTATTACAAGCATTTGGGGTATTTGTAGATACTATACTAATTTGTAGTGCAACTGGGTTTATTGTTTTACTATATCCAGAATACAATGCTGGAACAAATACTGGAATACAATTAACTCAATCAGCTCTTTCTTATTCAGTTGGTAGCTGGGGAATGCATTTTATAACTTTATGTATCTTCTTATTTGCATTTAGCTCATTAATAGGAAACTATTATTATGGTGAAGCAAACTTAGAATTTATAACTAAGAGTAAATCTTCTATGTTTATATTTAGAGTATTAGTTGTCCTATTTGTTTTCTGGGGCTCTATTGCAAGTTTAGGACTTGTTTGGGATATGGCAGATGTATTTATGGGAATTATGGCACTAATTAACATTATAGTTATAGCAATACTTTCTCCAAAAGCTGTGGCTATTATTAAAGACTATAT harbors:
- the ylxM gene encoding YlxM family DNA-binding protein codes for the protein MILDEFVEIANLLEIYSSLLSEKQKEYLKDHFENDLSLSEIAKNNNVSRQAIYDNIKRGVALLYNYEDKLKFYQAKKDIRKELINLKENFTKEKLEKIIENLF
- the glsA gene encoding glutaminase A, whose protein sequence is MEELLKELVEKNRKFAAAGNVANYIPELDKADKNALGIYVTTLDGQEFFAGDYNTKFTIQSISKIISLMLAILDNGEEYVFSKVGMEPSGDPFNSIRKLETSSRKKPYNPLINAGAIAVASMIKGKNERERFSRLLDFAKLITEDSSLDVNYKIFCGEADTGFRNYSMGYFLKGEGIIEGNVNEALNIYFKQCSIEGTAKTISTLGKFLANDGVLSNGERILTTRMAKIIKTLMVTCGMYDNSGEFAVRVGIPSKSGVGGGICSVVPGKMGIGVYGPSLDKKGNSLAGVHLLEDLSAELSLNIF
- a CDS encoding alanine/glycine:cation symporter family protein, whose translation is MDLLDFIIGKINTVLWSYVLIALLLLSGLFYTLRTGFAQGRLLGDMVALITGKLSSLKDGEKKVAGQVTGFQAFCIAVASHVGTGNLAGVAIAVSIGGPGALFWMWIIALLGAATSMIENTLAQTYKVRNSDGGFRGGPSYYMEKALGQKNLGYIFSVIVIVTFAFIFNTVQANTIAKAFETSFNMTSYVAAGILAVLTALVIFGGLNRIANVVSLMVPVMAIAYVVVAIFVLALNIHHIPRLFLNIIEAAFGIKQAVGGAIGVAMLQGIKRGLYSNEAGMGSAPNAAATSNVSHPVKQGLLQAFGVFVDTILICSATGFIVLLYPEYNAGTNTGIQLTQSALSYSVGSWGMHFITLCIFLFAFSSLIGNYYYGEANLEFITKSKSSMFIFRVLVVLFVFWGSIASLGLVWDMADVFMGIMALINIIVIAILSPKAVAIIKDYMKQRKEGKNPVFRAKDIPGLENTECWDD